From the Cohaesibacter sp. ES.047 genome, one window contains:
- a CDS encoding SDR family NAD(P)-dependent oxidoreductase, producing MLNDIAGMKVLVFGGSSGIGAAAAEAFAAEGADVAIHYARGEERANTVAQKASSHGVKAVTIGADLFEEGAAAAAVKEAAEALGGLDVLINNAGAMVGRARLSDVERKLYDQIMDLNVWAVIEASQAALPYLKASDKASIINLASIAGRNGGGPGAGLYASAKAFVGNYTRNLAKDLAEFGIRANAIAPGFIKTAFHDETPQAVVDSIIASTPLGRAGVAEDCTGSLLFLASPQMSSFITGQTIEINGGALMP from the coding sequence ATGCTAAACGATATTGCAGGCATGAAGGTGCTTGTTTTTGGAGGAAGTTCTGGGATCGGCGCAGCAGCCGCCGAAGCCTTCGCGGCTGAGGGGGCTGACGTTGCAATTCATTATGCCCGGGGTGAAGAACGCGCAAACACGGTGGCTCAGAAGGCCTCCTCCCACGGGGTCAAGGCCGTGACAATTGGTGCGGACCTTTTTGAGGAAGGCGCGGCGGCAGCTGCCGTCAAGGAGGCGGCAGAGGCACTTGGCGGCCTTGACGTGCTCATCAACAACGCCGGAGCCATGGTCGGTCGCGCGCGGCTTTCTGATGTGGAACGCAAACTCTACGACCAGATCATGGACCTCAATGTCTGGGCCGTGATTGAGGCCAGTCAGGCCGCCCTTCCCTACCTGAAGGCATCCGACAAGGCATCGATCATCAATCTTGCGTCTATCGCTGGTCGCAACGGCGGCGGACCGGGCGCCGGACTCTATGCGTCGGCCAAAGCCTTCGTTGGCAACTACACCCGCAACCTCGCCAAGGATCTGGCCGAGTTCGGCATTCGTGCCAACGCAATTGCGCCGGGCTTCATCAAGACCGCCTTTCATGACGAGACGCCGCAGGCCGTGGTTGATAGCATCATCGCCTCGACCCCGCTCGGACGGGCCGGTGTCGCAGAAGACTGCACGGGATCGCTGCTGTTCCTTGCGTCTCCGCAGATGAGCAGCTTTATCACCGGGCAGACTATCGAAATCAACGGTGGGGCACTGATGCCCTGA
- a CDS encoding tripartite tricarboxylate transporter TctB family protein, with product MGGLLILFSLAILYEISSFPSVPGQSVGSDLMPRIIAFGFILGGLSLIITDLRRTDRARLVSFGNWIKDQRRVLQALVILLGTASFIPFVNDIGFPLLSAILLIALFLVFQLRIIVAIPVSVVAAFAIHTIFNKLFLVPLPWGLLEPIAW from the coding sequence ATGGGGGGACTCCTCATCCTGTTCTCATTGGCCATCCTGTATGAGATCAGCTCATTTCCCTCCGTTCCGGGGCAATCGGTCGGTTCGGATCTCATGCCGAGAATTATCGCCTTCGGCTTTATTCTTGGTGGCCTGTCTCTCATCATTACGGATTTACGTCGTACGGACCGCGCAAGGCTTGTGTCATTCGGCAACTGGATCAAAGATCAACGGCGCGTCCTGCAAGCTCTGGTCATTCTGCTTGGTACGGCCAGTTTTATTCCCTTTGTCAACGACATCGGGTTTCCACTCCTCAGCGCTATTCTGCTGATTGCGCTCTTTCTGGTCTTTCAGCTCAGGATCATTGTTGCCATTCCGGTGAGCGTCGTCGCTGCGTTCGCCATCCATACCATCTTCAACAAGCTGTTCCTAGTGCCGCTGCCATGGGGCCTGCTCGAACCGATTGCCTGGTGA
- a CDS encoding FadR/GntR family transcriptional regulator: MSKSRSLADTVYQELLSRIVAGTYPENTKLPTEAELAEDLGASRPVVRAAIARLRESDLVASRRGSGSFVLKRPNEAAAHFAPIESIADIQRYFEYRIMLEGEAAYLAAERASDRDIEKMTVEVKRMDEALETNEDVVEGDFRFHLAICEATDNYFLVSSFQFLADAMHQSMNLAHNLTLRGKRSRQAVVHQEHHRIFLAIRNRERNAARVHMQMHLRNARHRIFKGPSS, from the coding sequence ATGAGCAAGTCGCGAAGTCTAGCCGATACCGTCTATCAGGAGCTGCTGAGCAGGATTGTTGCCGGCACCTATCCTGAGAATACCAAGCTGCCGACCGAAGCCGAGTTGGCAGAGGATCTGGGTGCATCGCGTCCGGTGGTCAGGGCTGCCATTGCCCGGCTCAGGGAGAGTGACCTGGTTGCCTCCCGGCGCGGATCAGGGAGCTTTGTTCTCAAGCGTCCAAACGAGGCGGCGGCTCATTTTGCTCCCATTGAATCCATTGCGGATATTCAACGCTATTTCGAATATCGGATCATGCTGGAAGGGGAGGCTGCCTATCTGGCAGCCGAACGGGCCAGCGATCGCGATATCGAGAAAATGACCGTTGAAGTCAAGCGCATGGATGAAGCACTCGAGACCAACGAAGATGTGGTCGAAGGGGACTTTCGCTTTCACCTGGCAATCTGTGAGGCAACCGACAATTATTTCCTTGTCAGTTCCTTCCAATTCCTGGCGGATGCCATGCATCAATCGATGAATCTGGCACACAATCTGACCTTGCGCGGCAAACGCTCAAGGCAGGCTGTCGTTCATCAAGAGCATCATCGCATCTTTCTTGCCATCCGCAACCGGGAACGGAATGCCGCGCGTGTCCACATGCAGATGCATCTGCGAAACGCACGGCACAGAATCTTTAAAGGCCCGTCTTCGTAA
- a CDS encoding tripartite tricarboxylate transporter substrate binding protein, which produces MLRTMLSAGLSVAAVAFAMSAATPAFAEYPERPITWIVPWGAGGGTDATSRMLAGLVEKDLGVPVNVVNRTGGGGVVGHSAISMAKPDGYTVGTVTVEIAMMHWAGLTKLDYTGYTPLALFNADSAGVHVASDSKYNDVKTLLADAKADPGSMKGSGTGQGGIWHLALAGMLVAADADPSTVPWVPTKGSAPALQDLVSGGVDVVTCSVSEASSLIDAGKVKTLAVMANERLDKYPDVPTLKEAADLDWTSATWRGVGAPKGLSDDVASKLSASIEKAYKSDEFQAFMKKRGFGTIWRDGAGFGEWMAKADADLGKVMKAAGLAK; this is translated from the coding sequence ATGCTTCGTACAATGTTGTCCGCAGGCCTGAGTGTCGCTGCGGTTGCTTTCGCCATGTCTGCGGCCACGCCCGCTTTTGCCGAATATCCAGAGCGTCCGATCACCTGGATCGTGCCTTGGGGTGCCGGTGGCGGCACAGATGCAACCAGCCGCATGTTGGCCGGACTCGTTGAAAAAGATCTTGGCGTGCCCGTCAATGTCGTTAACCGCACCGGCGGGGGTGGTGTGGTCGGCCATTCCGCCATTTCTATGGCCAAACCGGATGGTTATACCGTTGGCACTGTCACGGTGGAAATCGCCATGATGCACTGGGCTGGTCTGACCAAGCTCGACTATACCGGCTACACGCCACTTGCTCTGTTCAATGCCGACTCGGCAGGGGTCCATGTTGCATCCGATTCCAAATATAATGATGTGAAAACCCTCCTCGCTGACGCCAAGGCCGATCCGGGCTCGATGAAAGGGTCCGGTACCGGTCAGGGCGGCATCTGGCATCTGGCTCTTGCGGGCATGCTGGTCGCTGCGGACGCCGATCCGAGCACTGTGCCTTGGGTTCCGACCAAGGGGTCCGCACCTGCTCTGCAGGATCTGGTCTCTGGCGGCGTTGATGTCGTGACCTGCTCCGTGTCCGAAGCCTCATCGCTCATCGATGCCGGCAAGGTCAAAACCCTCGCCGTCATGGCTAACGAGCGTCTCGACAAATACCCCGATGTGCCGACCCTCAAGGAAGCGGCTGATCTGGACTGGACCAGTGCAACCTGGCGCGGTGTTGGTGCTCCGAAGGGACTGTCCGATGATGTCGCTTCCAAATTGTCCGCGTCCATTGAAAAAGCCTACAAGTCTGATGAATTCCAGGCCTTCATGAAAAAACGCGGCTTTGGCACGATCTGGCGTGATGGCGCAGGCTTTGGCGAATGGATGGCCAAGGCTGACGCCGATCTGGGCAAGGTCATGAAAGCAGCCGGGTTGGCAAAATAA
- a CDS encoding tripartite tricarboxylate transporter permease → MDVLLSAFSQVTEPYVLMVILGSAMFGLFVGAVPGLSATMATALLVPITFFMDPLPAIAAIVTSVAMAIFAGDIPGALLRIPGTPASAAYVDEAFNMTQRGEAEKALGIGLVSSVFGGLVGAVILSTGAPYLAEFAFQFSTVEYFWLACLGLSCSVVISRGSRTKGMIALLLGLFISTIGIDVIGGYPRFTFGNVELMAGISFIPAMIGMFAMTELLRFAISPQQNRSTIAPGRSSVFAGQGKMMLRNKSHLVRGSLIGTIVGILPGAGADIAAWVSYALSKKFAREPQKFGTGHEEGLVAAGAANNAGLSGVWVPALVFGIPGDSVTAIAIGVLFMKGITPGPMVFIQQADLTYGIFLTFFIANLMLIPLGYAAIRSARYVLRAPANVIMPIILIFCIVGSFSITNSTYGISVMLVLGVIGFIMEENGFPLAPVILGIVIGPMLEENFMATVIKTDGAILGFFDRPVAGVLGVLTLIIWTIPLLKMLNRARKSFGSRET, encoded by the coding sequence ATGGACGTTCTTCTCTCAGCTTTCAGCCAAGTCACCGAGCCCTATGTTCTGATGGTCATTCTGGGATCGGCCATGTTTGGCCTGTTTGTTGGCGCCGTCCCCGGGCTTTCGGCAACCATGGCCACGGCGCTGCTGGTGCCTATTACCTTCTTTATGGATCCCTTGCCTGCGATTGCGGCGATCGTAACCAGCGTTGCTATGGCGATCTTTGCAGGGGACATACCCGGCGCACTGCTGCGCATTCCCGGCACGCCAGCCTCTGCGGCCTATGTCGATGAAGCCTTTAACATGACCCAGCGCGGTGAGGCTGAAAAAGCCCTCGGCATCGGGCTTGTCAGCTCTGTCTTTGGCGGGCTTGTGGGCGCGGTTATCCTGTCGACCGGAGCGCCCTATCTGGCCGAGTTCGCTTTTCAATTCTCAACGGTCGAGTATTTCTGGCTTGCCTGTCTTGGCCTGAGCTGCTCGGTTGTCATCTCGCGCGGATCCCGCACCAAGGGCATGATCGCATTGCTTCTGGGGCTCTTCATCTCGACAATCGGCATTGATGTGATCGGCGGCTACCCGCGCTTCACATTCGGCAATGTCGAACTCATGGCCGGGATCAGCTTCATTCCGGCGATGATCGGCATGTTCGCCATGACCGAGCTGTTGCGCTTTGCGATCTCTCCCCAACAGAACCGATCAACCATTGCCCCCGGGCGGTCGAGCGTTTTCGCCGGGCAGGGCAAGATGATGTTAAGGAACAAAAGTCATCTGGTCCGGGGAAGCCTTATCGGCACCATCGTCGGCATCCTCCCCGGCGCTGGGGCCGATATCGCCGCCTGGGTCTCCTACGCCCTGTCCAAGAAGTTTGCTCGCGAACCGCAAAAGTTCGGCACGGGGCATGAAGAGGGGCTTGTTGCTGCTGGTGCTGCCAACAATGCCGGTCTGAGCGGTGTCTGGGTGCCTGCCCTGGTGTTCGGTATTCCCGGCGACTCGGTAACAGCAATCGCAATCGGCGTTCTGTTCATGAAGGGCATCACGCCCGGCCCCATGGTCTTCATCCAGCAGGCGGATCTGACCTATGGCATCTTCCTGACCTTCTTCATCGCCAACCTGATGCTCATCCCACTGGGCTACGCGGCCATCCGCAGTGCCCGCTACGTGCTGCGCGCGCCGGCCAATGTCATCATGCCGATCATTCTGATCTTCTGTATCGTGGGGTCCTTCTCGATTACCAACAGCACCTACGGCATCAGTGTCATGCTGGTGCTGGGCGTGATCGGATTCATCATGGAAGAAAACGGCTTTCCTCTGGCGCCGGTCATTCTGGGGATCGTCATCGGGCCAATGCTTGAGGAAAACTTCATGGCAACAGTCATCAAGACCGATGGTGCCATTCTGGGCTTCTTCGATCGTCCGGTGGCCGGGGTGCTTGGTGTCCTGACGTTGATCATCTGGACGATCCCGC